agcaacgacgacggcagcagcagcagcaacgacgacggcaggcagcagcagcaacgacggcggcagcagcagcagcaacgacgacggcagcagcagcagcaacagcgacgagcagcagcagcaacgacgacggcagcagcagcagcaacgacgtggcagcagcagcagcaacgacggcggcagcagcagcagcaacgacgacggcagcagcagcagcagcaacgacgacggcagcagcagcagcaacgacggcgcagcagcagcagacggcagcagcagcagcagcaacga
Above is a genomic segment from Oncorhynchus nerka isolate Pitt River unplaced genomic scaffold, Oner_Uvic_2.0 unplaced_scaffold_1797, whole genome shotgun sequence containing:
- the LOC135567788 gene encoding ataxin-8-like; the protein is SSSNDDGGSSSSSDDGSSSNDDGGSSSSNDDGSSSSNDDGRQQQQRRRQQQQQRRRQQQQQQRRAAAATTTAAAAATTWQQQQQRRRQQQQQRRRQQQQQQRRRQQ